In the Pseudomonadota bacterium genome, one interval contains:
- the rpsS gene encoding 30S ribosomal protein S19, whose product MARSVRKGPFVDDHLLAKVDKLVDSNNKMIKTWSRRSTVVPEMVGYTIAVHNGRKFIPVFITEDMVGHKLGEFAPTRTYYGHAADRKSKVRR is encoded by the coding sequence GTGGCGCGTTCAGTACGTAAAGGTCCTTTTGTCGATGATCATCTGTTAGCCAAGGTTGACAAACTGGTTGACAGCAACAATAAAATGATAAAAACCTGGTCGCGGCGATCGACAGTGGTCCCGGAAATGGTCGGATATACTATCGCGGTTCATAATGGCCGCAAGTTTATCCCGGTTTTTATAACTGAGGATATGGTGGGACATAAATTGGGAGAGTTTGCCCCTACCAGAACCTATTACGGTCATGCTGCTGACCGAAAATCAAAAGTACGGCGCTAA
- the rpsQ gene encoding 30S ribosomal protein S17, which yields MQESKRRIKRSMTGVVVSDKMDKTAVVKVSTKVKHPTYKKYVQKSSKYKAHDAENQCSIGDRVQITECRPISKDKCWRVSKVVEKTVG from the coding sequence ATGCAGGAGTCAAAAAGACGAATTAAACGATCGATGACCGGAGTTGTGGTCAGTGATAAGATGGATAAAACAGCGGTGGTGAAAGTTTCGACCAAAGTAAAACATCCCACTTATAAGAAATACGTGCAAAAGAGTAGTAAATATAAGGCACATGATGCCGAAAATCAGTGCTCTATCGGTGATCGGGTTCAGATAACGGAATGTCGGCCAATCAGTAAGGATAAATGCTGGCGGGTCAGTAAAGTAGTGGAAAAAACTGTCGGTTAA
- the rplV gene encoding 50S ribosomal protein L22, whose translation MQVRARLRHYRVAPRKARLLTDMISGMDIARAVDTLRFARKKSAPVIMKLLQSAVANADQQGNIDVDALYVRQAFVDEGPTLRRFRPRAMGRATRIRKRTSHITVVLDDER comes from the coding sequence ATGCAAGTTCGAGCACGACTTCGTCATTATCGGGTGGCACCACGAAAGGCACGCCTGCTAACCGATATGATCAGTGGAATGGATATAGCCAGAGCCGTTGATACCCTGCGTTTTGCCAGGAAAAAATCTGCTCCTGTTATTATGAAACTATTGCAATCAGCAGTGGCCAATGCAGATCAGCAGGGTAATATCGATGTGGATGCCCTTTATGTGCGGCAAGCCTTTGTCGATGAAGGCCCCACCTTGCGTCGTTTCAGACCTCGGGCTATGGGACGGGCAACCAGGATTCGAAAGCGTACCAGCCATATTACGGTGGTTCTGGATGATGAGCGCTAA
- the rpmC gene encoding 50S ribosomal protein L29: MKAKDVRLLSPEEMQQKVDAISEELFNLRFQKASGQLQDTARLKNLKRDRARMKTIFREQDMQG; the protein is encoded by the coding sequence ATGAAAGCTAAAGATGTTCGTTTATTGTCTCCGGAAGAGATGCAGCAGAAGGTGGATGCCATATCTGAGGAGCTGTTTAACCTCCGTTTTCAGAAAGCCAGTGGGCAGCTTCAGGATACGGCCAGGCTGAAAAATCTTAAGCGGGATCGAGCCCGGATGAAAACCATTTTCCGTGAACAGGATATGCAGGGATAA
- the rplB gene encoding 50S ribosomal protein L2 translates to MPLKKYKPTSPGKRFQTASSFEGITKKSPEKSLLAPLKNSGGRNNAGRITVRHRGGGVRQKYRLIDFKRMKDGMPATVKAVEYDPNRSARLALLQYADGEKRYILAPLKLRVGDQVQSGENVDIKPGNCLPLKNIPLGSVIHNIELKIGKGGQMVRSGGTYAQLMAKEGSRAQVKLPSGEVRIVHNLCRATLGQLANIEHENISLGKAGRSRWLGRRPSVRGVAMNPVDHPHGGGEGKSSGGRHPVTPWGVPTKGRKTRSNKATDKQIVKRRR, encoded by the coding sequence ATGCCATTAAAGAAATATAAACCAACATCACCTGGAAAGCGGTTTCAGACGGCATCCAGTTTTGAGGGAATAACCAAAAAATCGCCGGAAAAGTCCCTTCTTGCCCCGCTAAAGAACAGTGGTGGGCGAAATAATGCCGGTCGGATTACCGTTCGTCACCGGGGTGGAGGAGTGCGGCAGAAGTACCGGCTGATAGATTTTAAACGGATGAAGGATGGTATGCCGGCGACAGTTAAAGCAGTGGAGTATGACCCGAACCGATCTGCCCGGCTGGCGTTGCTTCAGTATGCTGATGGGGAGAAACGCTATATCTTGGCACCGCTCAAGTTGAGAGTAGGAGACCAGGTGCAATCCGGAGAAAATGTTGATATAAAACCCGGTAACTGCCTGCCTTTGAAGAATATCCCCCTGGGCAGCGTCATTCATAATATTGAGTTGAAAATCGGCAAGGGTGGTCAGATGGTTCGCAGTGGAGGGACCTATGCCCAGTTGATGGCCAAGGAGGGTAGTCGTGCGCAGGTAAAGCTGCCTTCCGGTGAGGTTCGTATCGTCCATAATTTATGTCGGGCAACCCTGGGACAGCTGGCTAATATCGAGCATGAAAATATTTCCCTGGGAAAGGCCGGCCGCAGTCGCTGGTTGGGCCGACGTCCCTCGGTTCGCGGAGTGGCGATGAACCCGGTTGACCATCCCCATGGTGGTGGAGAAGGGAAATCATCTGGTGGACGACATCCGGTTACCCCCTGGGGGGTGCCGACCAAGGGTCGTAAAACCAGGAGTAATAAAGCAACGGATAAGCAAATTGTTAAACGACGGAGATAG
- the rplX gene encoding 50S ribosomal protein L24, with amino-acid sequence MAKARVKKGDKVMVIAGKDKEKTGKIKRVDFEKQRVVVEKLNMIKRHTKPGMGTQGGILEKEASIHLSNVMPVCAKCDKPVRVGCKVLADQSKVRVCKRCDELLDK; translated from the coding sequence ATGGCGAAAGCACGGGTAAAAAAAGGCGACAAGGTTATGGTTATCGCCGGTAAAGATAAAGAGAAAACGGGCAAGATAAAGAGAGTAGACTTTGAAAAACAACGGGTGGTAGTGGAAAAGCTTAACATGATCAAACGCCACACTAAACCCGGGATGGGTACACAGGGTGGCATTCTGGAAAAAGAGGCCTCCATCCACCTGTCTAATGTCATGCCGGTCTGCGCTAAATGTGATAAACCGGTGCGTGTAGGGTGTAAGGTTTTAGCGGATCAATCAAAGGTTAGAGTTTGCAAACGTTGTGATGAGCTGCTGGACAAGTAG
- the rpsC gene encoding 30S ribosomal protein S3: MGQKVNPIGFRLGVVKTWSSRWYADKEYKKFLHEDLRLKKYLKKKMHHAGISKIEIERAAKRIRINIYAARPGIIIGKKGAEIETLKKDLQKFSSGELFININEVKRPETDAQLIAENVALQLIRRVAFRRAIKRSVGMAMKLGAKGVKVAVAGRLGGAEIARSEWYRDGRVPLHTLRADIDYGLAEAKTTYGIIGVKVWVFKGEIVAQKDELTAGL, encoded by the coding sequence TTGGGACAGAAAGTTAACCCCATCGGCTTTCGTCTGGGTGTTGTCAAAACCTGGAGCTCACGTTGGTATGCCGACAAGGAATACAAAAAATTTCTCCACGAAGATCTGCGGCTGAAAAAATATTTGAAAAAGAAGATGCATCATGCCGGGATTTCCAAAATTGAGATTGAGCGGGCTGCAAAGCGTATCCGAATTAATATTTATGCTGCCAGGCCGGGAATTATTATCGGTAAAAAAGGGGCAGAGATTGAAACCCTGAAGAAGGATCTGCAGAAGTTTAGCTCCGGTGAGTTGTTTATCAATATTAATGAGGTGAAGAGACCTGAAACTGATGCTCAATTGATTGCTGAAAATGTTGCCTTGCAGCTTATTCGCCGGGTGGCTTTCAGAAGAGCTATTAAGCGCAGTGTCGGGATGGCGATGAAACTCGGGGCTAAAGGAGTAAAAGTGGCGGTAGCCGGCCGGCTGGGTGGGGCTGAAATTGCCCGTTCAGAGTGGTACCGGGATGGCCGTGTTCCCTTGCATACCCTGCGGGCTGATATAGATTATGGTCTAGCTGAAGCCAAAACCACCTACGGCATCATCGGGGTCAAGGTCTGGGTGTTCAAAGGTGAGATAGTTGCGCAGAAAGATGAATTGACTGCTGGGCTGTAG
- the rplN gene encoding 50S ribosomal protein L14, whose amino-acid sequence MIQVETVLDAADNSGARKIQCIKVLGGSRKRYAGIGDIIKIAVKEAMPNSKVKKGDVMEAVVVRTAKEIRRLNGSYIKFDCNSAVLINSQNEPVGTRIFGPVARELRAKRFMKIISLAPEVL is encoded by the coding sequence ATGATTCAGGTTGAAACGGTTCTGGATGCAGCAGATAATTCCGGAGCCAGAAAAATACAGTGTATCAAGGTGCTTGGTGGTTCAAGGAAACGGTATGCCGGTATTGGTGATATTATCAAGATTGCTGTCAAAGAGGCGATGCCTAATTCAAAGGTTAAAAAAGGCGATGTTATGGAGGCGGTAGTAGTACGTACTGCCAAGGAGATACGCCGGTTGAATGGCAGTTATATAAAATTTGATTGCAACTCGGCGGTCCTGATTAATAGTCAGAATGAGCCTGTCGGTACCAGGATATTTGGTCCCGTGGCCCGGGAACTAAGAGCAAAACGTTTCATGAAAATTATTTCATTGGCCCCTGAGGTTTTATAA
- the rplP gene encoding 50S ribosomal protein L16, which produces MLMPKKVKYRKQQKGRVKGLAHRGSQLSFGDYGLKALESGRITNRQIEAARIAINRYIKRGGKVWIRIFPDKPLTKKPAEVRMGKGKGSPEEWVAVVKAGRMLYEMEGIDSERAMEALRLAAHKLPIRTRLVRRETEI; this is translated from the coding sequence ATGTTAATGCCCAAAAAGGTGAAATATAGAAAACAGCAGAAAGGAAGGGTCAAGGGGCTGGCACATCGGGGTTCCCAACTTTCCTTTGGTGATTATGGCTTGAAGGCGCTGGAAAGCGGAAGAATTACCAACCGTCAAATTGAGGCGGCCAGAATTGCCATCAATCGCTATATCAAACGTGGCGGAAAAGTTTGGATTCGTATTTTTCCGGATAAGCCGCTAACCAAAAAACCGGCTGAAGTAAGAATGGGGAAGGGTAAGGGATCCCCTGAAGAGTGGGTGGCAGTGGTGAAAGCCGGCAGAATGCTCTATGAAATGGAAGGGATTGATTCCGAACGGGCGATGGAGGCCCTGCGCTTGGCAGCGCATAAATTGCCGATCAGAACCAGACTGGTAAGGCGGGAGACTGAAATATGA